The following is a genomic window from Prunus persica cultivar Lovell chromosome G7, Prunus_persica_NCBIv2, whole genome shotgun sequence.
AGGGGGAAGCTGTCCTTTAGGCAAGCCCGATTAAGGTTGGTGTAATCGACACACATGAGCCAGCCCTTTCTTGGTTTACGGACCATCACGACATTGGCCAGCCATATAGGATAGTCAACCTCCCTGATGAATCCGATACTACTCAATCAATCCACCTCCGCCCTCATGGCCTCATAGCGCTCGGGATCATAAGCGCGACGCTTCTGTCGGACGGCAAGATTAACGCTAAGCCTATGGGATATGATATCTGGTGatatgccaggcatgtcattGTAGGACCAGGCGAAGACTTCGAAGTTGAGGCGGAGGAATGCGACCAGGTCAGAGCGAAGCTCTGGCGAGATGGAGGTGCCGATCCGGACTTGTCGATCCGGGATATCGTTATGGAGGGTAACCATCTCCAGGTCTTCCACGGGTTCGGCCTGCGGTGTGATAGACTCCTCCCTCGGGTCCTCAGGTGGGTCGGTGCCAGCTTGAGGAGGGGCGGGCCCCATGGTTACCGCAAGGGCCTCACTCCTAGGTTGGTGATTGATGGTTTTGACTGCTGAAGCATAGCAGCTTCGGGCCCCGAGTTGGTTGCCGCGCACCGTGCCTGGGCCATTGGGCATAGAGAACTTCAACAGCAGCATATGCGTGGAAATAAAAGCCCTCATTTGGGCCAAGGCTGGGCGGCCGAGGATGACATTGTAGGCCGTGGGACAATCAACGATAAGGAAGGGGGTAGTGATCGTCGTCCACTGGGGTGCGGCCCCAATTGATATAGGGAGATGAATGCTGCCAATGGGCTGGACCACATCACCCGAGAAGCTCACAAGGGGTGTGATGCTTCGGTCGAGTAGGTGAGACGGGACCTGGAGTTCATTGAAGGCGTTAGCAAACATCACACTGACCGAGCTGCCAGTGTCCACCAGGATACGCCCAACGTCGAAGTTAGAAATGTCAGCATGGATAATGAGTGGATCATCATGGGGGAGGATAACACCACGCTCTTCCTCCTCGCAGAAGGTAATGGGGGCCCAGCCAGACCTTTGGGTCTTCGGCAAGCGTCCCTGCTCGGTGCTGAAGACCTGGTGCGCATAGGTGGAGCGAACATAATGtttgatggagttgttggaggtGCTAGCCAGGGTAGGGCCACCACTGATGGTGGAGATCATGTTGATCTGTCGCTGGTGAGGGTTAGGCGGGGGTGCTAGGTTGTGCACATAGTTGTCCAACTTTCCCTCGCGAACGAGCCCTTCAATTATGTTGCGCAACGCAACACAAGATTCGGTGTCATGGCCGCTGAATTGATGAAAGCGGCAGAAGACACCCGTGTTTGGCATGGGCTTGCTGGATGGTCTTCGGGGGGGTGGCTTGGGGATGATAGGAGCTTCACGCACCAGGACATTCTCATAGGTGGTGTTGAGGGTGGTAAAAACCTCGAACCTGGGCCTGGGTGTGAATGGAAGTGGGGCCCGATCAGCTGTCTTGGGAGGGTTGCTTCCACTAGATTGATGGTGGTTGCAAATGTCTGCCACGTTTGTTATTGCTGAAGGGATGCTGGTAGCTATCCTTCCGTTTTGGTTGTTGGTTACCCTGGGTATTCGGGGCTGGAGTGGAATGCTGAGGCAGGGCTGAAGCGGGTGCTGAAGCAGGTGGAGGATCAGCGAAAGTGTTGCGCACCAGGTTGGCTGGGCCACGCTTGGAATTGAAGTATTCAGCCTTAGCATGGATCGCTGCCTGTTTTATGAGCTCTATATATGTGTTCCAACTGTTGCTATGAACCAGGTAGCGGAAGTTGGACTCGCGGAGGCCGCTCTTAAAAGCGCCGAAGGCAGCGCGATCGTCAGTATCCGGGCAGCGGGAGTATTCGTGACTGAACTGGGCTGCATATTCCCGAAGGGGTTCGTCCTCAGCCTGCCGAAGCATATACAAGTCGTCGGCGGAGTATAGGCGGTCAGTTTGGATCATAAAATGATCCAGGAAGGTCTGCTTGAGACTACCGAATGAGTTGATGGTACGGGGGTGAAGTCTGTAGAACCAGTTCAAGGCCGCGCCGCTGAGGGTGGAAGGGAAAAGGAGGCACATGCCTTCATCAGTGAGGCCTTTGCACCCAAGGGCAGACTGGAAGGAGTGGATGTGGGTGAGAGGGTCCTCCGTGCCAGTGTAGAAAGCGATGCGGAGGGGCTGGATATCTTTCTCCTGGTGGTAGTGGAGGATACGTTCAGTAAAGGGCCCCGGTCGTGGTTTTGCCCAGAGGGGTTGATGGCTGCGATGTTGTTCGCTCTCCAGGTGCCGGACCTTTTCGAAGAGTAGCCTCATGGTCGGGTCGGCATGAGGAAGAGTTTCGGGTGCCAGAGGCCTCGGGACGGGGCAGACAGCGGTTGGAGAATGTTCCCAATCTTCTAGCGCCTCGGTGTGGTAAGTTGGCCAGGCCTCCGAATTATAGAATTCCCAACCATCCAAGTCCCCGACACCTTCCTCGTCGGGTACGCGGGCGGGGCCTAGGGAAGGGCCCAGGTGTGTCACCCGTGGGTCTTCGAGGTTGACAGGGATAGGGATCGGTCCTGGTTGAAGGTCCGAGATGCGATCCCTGCAATCTTGGTAGATCCTGACTGGTTCATGGGGCCGGTCCTTCGGTGGGGGAACGCAAAGGAGTCGTGATTGGGTTAGCTCCGGATGAAGGTGGTCTTTACCCTTGCGAAGCCTAGCTTGGGCCGGGACACTGTGGCTGGAATGTACTGGCTGGTTCGGCTGAGTATGCCCAACGTTCTGGGTGAGGTCTTGCTGGGCATCCTGGGTGTGAGTCCTCTCCCAGTTCCGCTTTAAAGCACGGTAGTCATGTTCTAGCTTAAcattcctgcaatgaaggtgctcGTATTTCTCCGACATTTTAGTGATACTGTCGCGGAGGCGCTCCACTTCTGCCTGGAGAGTGGCATCTCCCGAAGATTTCCTTCTAGAAGTACCATCGTGGGGGGTATGATGCTGGGTATCATGGCTATCCTCGGTCGGCATAGCAGAGTGTGGGGTGAAGAAGAGGTGACGAGGCTTGATGGGTGAAGGAGCCAGCTGGACTGATAGAGACAGTGGGGATTCTCGTGTcgattcccacagacggcgccaaactgttgatgctcaaaatggcccggccaatattgagtccaacttagtgatgagaTATGCGGTgtcttcagcagggaagagggctgaggcccttggtgacCTAGGCTGGTGGGAGACCTGCAGAAGATAAAGTGGTagaagcaatcgttaagcttcggacacctgtgtggtgccggccgaaggctctccgatgcctaagtcagttacagTTGGTAActttggcagagtaacagtaaaggCGAGAGAGTAGTTACCCTTTTTActtgggtactgttccctatttatagggaggtgaaagtaggaggtttgcacaaagttccaatgtgggactttgtgcaagtcgtCGTGGTGGTGACACGTGTCCTGgggattaggtttggcagttGGGAGCTTCGGCAAGTGTCTGGCACCTcagaagtgtgtcttccttcggcaggggagaaggcgtggctgccttggtgctaatcgctttgatgctgggtctgATCGGTTCACTATGgtgtaaacaaaattaaaatttttataactCTTATTACAAGATAAGGTTTGATATGGCTTTGATGACCGAATAGGCTGAGAAGGTGCTCAAgtcaagaggaagaaaaatgtaATGGTGATCATGCATCGTTGATTGGTCTGTAATTAGGACTCaagtctaaattttttatgttaaacTAGCCTCtatgcacgcgcttccgcgcttgcgagaggcttttttttaaaaaaatttaaatttattttagaattaaaaaagataatagatAGTTGtcttccataaaaataggatcaattatctgaattttcttttaattttaatttttttaatacgaaaaattgtgaatttaccatattatcctcatttaattaataatttcaattcttaatgtttgcattaactaagggcattttttggtattttgaatgtttcaccattctctgccttttgctttatatatatgttaaataAAGGGAGCTGATTTCCCCACTTCCattttctccacttacactcccttttatttttttaatattttttaattaattttgttctttcccTTTCCTATGCTACCCTTACTctacattattttcttttttacttcactttgatattgtttcttcttttttttcccttcaattttcaaaattaatcaaaatgaaaaagagaaaacaaaatatataaaaaaaacccagccCCTCCTGTGTTGTACCCAACCTGTGCCTTCGCCACCCTCCCCAGCCACCACTTGCTCTcttcctccatttttctttctttcttttttcataccCACTGTAAACCCGTAATTTTGGGATAGCCGTatgtgggagcatatattttcgtctccaatcagggcacgccacgtggaaaagaagattatctctttaattaattaattaaatcagtttatctggctaattaattaattgggataaatatcttaattaatatgatattatctttatttaaagagataatatcattaattaagatattatcctaataaagagaagataatatcatttaaatcagatattatcttcttaagataTAATAtctatttaattcagatattatcaggcccaactcgattcctacgaaaccctagccccgaggctcctataaatagacgacctcattcatcattcaaagtacatctaaacctactcctgatacccgagaaaaatactcgaagctctctctccctctccactctccatattttctccccacggctccggccaccacacacggctccggccacccggtttacaccatacataaaactccgtaccctttgcttagcgattgttttcctacaaacactcgaactaacttaggcatcggagggcctttggccaacaccccccgggtgtggtctatttattccagtcttttttacaggaatcgaggaagagagagaaggaagatcgaaggttgaaggatctagaagcgaatattctcccgtgagattatttgcacaaacatttggtgctttcattgagagcacgagaTATATTCAAAGCGTGCTCTAAATCCATCTTTCACACATTTTTTCGGACAACCATGGTTGATACAAGGCGTACGAAGAGTAACGCCACCACGACGGGCCCATCTTATGGTTTCGTGGTGGAAACCTCAATGCAACCGCACGGAATCGTGGCTGCCAACGCCCTGCAGTCGTCCTCCAGTGCTTTGCAGCCGCATTCAGCTGCAGGAAGGGCAGAACAGCCGCCACATGACCCCGGGACCTCCACAGCCTTGCAGTTGCCGGTGCCGATTACAGGAGCTACTCTGCCCCGCTGTCCTGCAGTCGTAGCACAGCAGCAGCCACACCACTCAACTACCGGATTTGCTGCTCAGCCCCATGGCTACTCCGACGTCATCCCAGTCTTGGAGCAGATCcattctctccctcctctaCGATCACACTCGACATATGCACCTGTGTACGCGTCTAATGGAGCCCTAGCCCATATGCCGTTAGGCCCGATGCACAACGCTCTACTTGACCCGCGCAGTCAGGTGGACCTTAACTCACGGGTTGATCAACTCACACAGAAGGTCGATGATCAGAACAACCTGATTGGCCAGCTGCTCAGGCAGATCAACTTGAATCAAGGCCCTAACCTTGGACCCCGTGACGAGGAGATGAGGGCACACCAGCATGTCGGCGAGCAGTTCGAGAGGTCCCAAGCTGGTCAGACAAGGGCAAATCGACAGAGGAGAGATCGAGATCGAGTAGATGAGACGCAGACAGCCGCGAGCCGTACTCTGAGCCTTTCGGGGCTAGAACCAAGGACCAATGTGCTCGAGAGGCTAGGCCCATAGACTAATGTCCACGCCCGCTTAGGCCCACAGACTAATGTCCACGCCCGCTTGGGCCCACAAGGAGCTCGAGTTCGTGAGCAGTCGCATGACGAGCGCAACGACCGACGCCCACCAACCCGCTCGAGGGCCAACACGCGACAGCAAGCTGTAGAGGGATCCTTCCAAGCTCAATCTCCTAATCTGCCCCACGGGTAGGGCACCCAAGGGGATCGACCCTTGGGAACCGAGGAAGGAGTTAGCCAGTCACGTCCGAGACACCAAAGACGTCGACCTGAGCGACCCTCCTTGCAGGCAGAGGATGATGATTGACACCCACCAACCTGCTCGAGGACCAACACGCGGCGACAAGATGTAGAGGAATCCTCACAAGCTCAATCTCCTAATCTGCCCCACGGGCAGAACACCCAAGGAGATCGACCCTTGGGAACCGAGGAAAAAGTTAGCCGGTCGCGCTCGAGGCACCGAAGACGCCGGCCCGAGACTCCAGTCCTGCGAGCAGAGGACGTCGAGAAGCTAGTAAATGACCGACTCCAAGCTCTTCAACTTAAAGGAAGCGCGGAGGAGGCCCTGCATAAGGAAATTGATCGAGTTGACTGCTCGCCCTTTACCGACAAAGTGGAACGAGCTCCTCCACCAAAGCGGTTCATAGCGCCATCCATCACTCCATTCAAGGGGGACTCTGACCCTGAGAGCCATTTGAGGCACTTCAAGAGCACCATGATCCTGTACAAGGCAGACGATGCCCTGATGTGCAAAGTGTTCGCGATGACCCTGCGAGGAGCAGCtcaagactggttccacactCTACCGTCCGCGTCGATAGGAAACTTCAAGGAGTTGGCCTTCATCTTCACAAAGgagtacacctcctacaagacgGTCAGAAAGCATGCAGACCATCTGTtcaacctgcgcaagaagcCAGACGAGTCTCTACGAGACTACCTGAGACGGTTTAAGGCTGAAAAGGCTAACATCATAGGATGCAATGACCAAGTTGCATCCTCAGCTTTCAAGAATGGCTTGCCAACCGAGCACGAGCTATACCGGGAACTGGCCATAACACTAAGTCAAACCTTGGCAGAAGTGTTCGCGACGGCAGAACGCTACGCACTTTGGGACGATGATCGAATCGCTGCAAAGAAAGCCAACAAGCAAGTTGATCACCCGACGAAGCAGGCAAGCCAAAAGAGCAACCAGTTCGAGCAAAAAGCCCGAGATAAGCGCAGATCGCGGCCCCGAGAGGGAAGCTCAAAAATTGGGACCTTCACTGAGTTCACTATCCCAATTCATCAGATCCTGGCTCAAGTAAAGGACAAGCAGTGGGTGAGGAGACCGCCACCCATGAAAGGAGACCCCTCTAAGAGGGACACCAGTAAATACTGCGCATTCCACGGAGAGCACGGTCATTACACCAACAATTGCAATGCTTGGAAAAGGCATCTTAAAGAGCTGGTCAGAGAAGGTCATTGCACAGAATTCGTCGCAAAGAAGGCCATCCAACAGATCGAGGATCGTGATGCGGCTGCCAAGGAACCTCCCCAAAAGGTCATTCGAATCAACACCATTCTAGCTGACTCTCAGGAGTCCGGGCTGACCACCAAGGAGCG
Proteins encoded in this region:
- the LOC109950200 gene encoding uncharacterized protein LOC109950200: MVDTRRTKSNATTTGPSYGFVVETSMQPHGIVAANALQSSSSALQPHSAAGRAEQPPHDPGTSTALQLPVPITGATLPRCPAVVAQQQPHHSTTGFAAQPHGYSDVIPVLEQIHSLPPLRSHSTYAPVYASNGALAHMPLGPMHNALLDPRSQVDLNSRVDQLTQKVDDQNNLIGQLLRQINLNQGPNLGPRDEEMRAHQHVGEQFERSQAGQTRANRQRRDRDRVDETQTAASRTLSLSGLEPRTNNTQGDRPLGTEEKVSRSRSRHRRRRPETPVLRAEDVEKLVNDRLQALQLKGSAEEALHKEIDRVDCSPFTDKVERAPPPKRFIAPSITPFKGDSDPESHLRHFKSTMILYKADDALMCKVFAMTLRGAAQDWFHTLPSASIGNFKELAFIFTKEYTSYKTVRKHADHLFNLRKKPDESLRDYLRRFKAEKANIIGCNDQVASSAFKNGLPTEHELYRELAITLSQTLAEVFATAERYALWDDDRIAAKKANKQVDHPTKQASQKSNQFEQKARDKRRSRPREGSSKIGTFTEFTIPIHQILAQVKDKQWVRRPPPMKGDPSKRDTSKYCAFHGEHGHYTNNCNAWKRHLKELVREGHCTEFVAKKAIQQIEDRDAAAKEPPQKVIRINTILADSQESGLTTKERKRKIAHATYVSQVTTGVPVIVDAPIIGFQKKDLIGLDLPHNDALVICIQIEQAVIERVHVDEGSAANILQLSVIQQMGLEPKISKLARSLTGFNGATSITVGLIDLDIHSPPVVCSQTFMVIDEISPYNGILGRPWISKIEAITSALHQKIRYPIPGGGIGQINSDQAMARRCTAHGLKKSKQLQFTPVMQAANEARSAPSRQASSNEKGAVTPQ